From Candidatus Binatus sp.:
GCGCTTCCGATCAAGGATTAGGTTCACGAATTGCGCACGGTTCCCCGATTTCCGAAGGTTATGATTCGCCATAATACTTGTCATAGCGCTTGAATAATGGCACACCGCTGGACGCTCGCACAGTGGCGGCGGCGGTCTCACCAGGGCCGGGCGAGGATTGATTCACGCCGGTCCTCATCGTTAAGTAGGCAAATGGCGAACGAGAACAAAATCGCGACATTCGGCGCCGGATGCTTCTGGGGTGTGGAATCGGCTTTTCGCGCGGTCGAGGGCGTCGTCGAGGTGGTCGTGGGATACGCGGGCGGCACGGTTCCAAAGCCCACCTATCGAGCGGTTTGCAGTGGCAAGACGGGACACGCGGAAGTCGTGCAGGTGGAGTACGACCCGGCGCGGGTATCGTTCGAGCAACTGCTGGAAGTGTTCTGGCAGATTCATGACCCGACGACGCTCAACCGGCAGGGCCCCGACACCGGCACTCAATACCGCTCAATAATTTCCTATGCCGATGACCATGAGCGGATGGCCGCCGAG
This genomic window contains:
- the msrA gene encoding peptide-methionine (S)-S-oxide reductase MsrA; translation: MANENKIATFGAGCFWGVESAFRAVEGVVEVVVGYAGGTVPKPTYRAVCSGKTGHAEVVQVEYDPARVSFEQLLEVFWQIHDPTTLNRQGPDTGTQYRSIISYADDHERMAAEESKRRLEQSGKLARPVVTQIVPAAEFYRAEENHQRYYERMGIAPSCAIHGRID